The segment CGCGCTATACCCACACATGCGGGTTTACGATAACATCGCCTTTGGCTTGCGGATGCGCCGCACACCAACTGATGAGATTGACCAACTCGTGCAGGACGCGGCGAAGGCGATGGAGATTGACCATCTGCTCAGGAGGAAGCCGCGGGAACTCAGTGGTGGGCAGCGACAACGGGTGGCATTAGCACGTGCCATCGTCAGGAATGCCCATGTATTCCTGCTTGATGAACCGCTCTCCAATCTCGACGCTAAATTGCGTGTGACGATGCGCACCGAACTCAAGCGGCTGCACGCTGAATTGGAAAAAACATTTGTCTATGTCACGCATGACCAAGCCGAATCGCTCATTATGTCGGATCGGATTGTAGTGCTTAATGAGGGTAAACTCCAACAACTGGGGACACCCGAAGAAATCTACAATCAGCCCGCCAATGCGTTCATCGCTGGCTTTGTTGGAAGTCCGCCGATGAATTTCTTCGATGGTCAGTTGCAAAACGGTGGGGATCAGTGGCTGGTAAAGGGCGAGGGATATACCTGTGAATTCACGCCGGCACCGACACAATGCCTGATTGAGAACGCTTCGGCAGAGGTACAGCTCGGGGTGCGTCCGGAAGATATCGAGGTGCTGACAAGCGAATCACCCACCGCCCAAGCCAACGTTGTGGTGCGAGAACCGTTGGGCAGTGATCTGTTTCTTACATTGGAATTAGAAGGTGTGACTTTCAAGGCGCGCACTCACCCCGATGCACGCATTGACCGCGGCGACACTGTGCCAATCCGTTTTAAGTCCACCAAGGTGCATTTGTTTAACCGCACCACAGGGGCAGCGTTGCTTGAGTATAGACAATAAAACAGCCGAAATCCCTCTACGGAATCTCTAGCGAGATTGTCGCCAAAAATGCTGCTTCCGTTCGTCGATTATGGGTCTGTGCGGCGACGACAGAGCCGTAGACATTGCCGAGATAGAAAATACCCCCAAGTGTCCCAAACGTCCAACCTTTGCGCGACGAAATGCCATTTTCGGAAAACCCGTCGTAAGCCGCCCACCCCAACACACCCAACAGAAACACAGTGAGCAGCGCATCGTTGGAGCGTCCAACATAGACCCTGCCGCTGCCGGGCAGGACAGTGGACAAAAATCCCGCTAGCAGCGGGCTTTTGGACGGAAGTTTTCTCCCATCTTCAGCGTATCTCTTGTACATTGAAGCACGATGACCAACGGTCTCCGGCAATCCACTCAAATCAAACTGGTCAAAGTGCTGAACCGTACCCTCCCACCGCTTCTGCATCAGCTTGTTCATGCCAATCAGTATCTGTGACTTCCAGTGATGCTCCTTTCCCTGAAACAGATCCTGCGATTCCTTGAGAAAGCGTACAGATTCGTCGTACTGTTCCATTAGGAAGTAGGTTGCGCCTAGCTCATATCGTGCTAAATTAGAGTTGGGCTGCGTTTGGAGGAGCGTTTCGAGCAATTGAACGGCGCGATCAGGTTGGCCGCCCAAACGATAGCTATCGGCGATTCGGCGCAAAACGTCATTCCGTGAAGCAGTCGGCTGAGAAAAGAGGTAACGTTGATACTCACCCGCTGCGCGGAGATAGTCGCCTTGGGCGTAAAGGTAATCTGCAAACTTGCGGATGTTTTCAGGCTGATAATAATCAATTGACGGGCTGTCTGCAAGTGCTATCAATGCAGGAAAAACGCAGCAGAGCACGGCAAGGAAAATGGCGTGACGACAAATCATCTTGTCAACGCCTCCTGTGAGTATGCCTCAACCGGATCAATGTACTTGCCGCTTACTTCGTCGAAGGGATAGTGCGTGTGGAGCGTAGTTCCGTTATCTCGCAGCAGACGGTCAGCGGTCAACAGTATACCGCGAAAGAACCCGTACTTTTGGATTGCACCCATCCCGAATCGAGAGCAACTCGGAGAGAAGTTGCAGACAGATTGGTCTTGCGTCGAAATGTATTTCTGATAAAGTCGAATAAGCCCGGTCGAAAATAGGCGAATCGGTGTCGACTCTCTGGGATTGAACGGAATAGCTTCCTGCCTGTGATGCGAGATTTGGATCGGATTTGCACCTGAGATGAAGGCGAGGTCACCAGCCTCCTCTGGCATGGAAGCCCAGCCCCACGACGAAGTACACAGAATTAGGATGATCCAGATACCGAATAGACGCATTACCATTTGACCTCCTTAATTTTCACAACTATGGGGATCCTGAACTTTCTAATTCGATTGGGCAGTTCGAGGTTTAATTGGGCGTTGTTTCTTCGGTTCCCGGAGTTCTCCGTCACTATCACATTTCACGCTATCTACATAAGAGGGGTCCGGATAACTGTCTCAAGAATGTGAGCACGTGGGGACTGTGAGACGAGAAACAGGATTAAATCCGCGACCTCTTCTGGCAAGGTTAAATGCGCGATGACATCCTCCGGGTGATTATCTCGGCGCATCTTGGTGTCGACGGGTCCTGGACACACCGCACTCGCTTTGACACCGTGCGGACGCCCTTCGTTATTCGTGGTCTCGGTAAAACCGACAACGCCAAATTTGGCGGCGCAGTACGCCCCGCCGTTGATGTGCCCAAATTTGCCGGAGACCGACGAGACGTTGACGATATGGCCGGACTTCCGCTCGCACATGTGACTGAACACTGCCTGTGTGCAGAGGAAGACGCCTTTGAGATTCACGGCGATATTGAGATCCCAATCTTCCTCGCGAATCTTGGGAATTGGGTTGTGGATGGCGACGCCCGCGTTGCTGACAAGAATATCGATCCTGCCAAATCTGTCGAGTGTCCGTTGCACCATCGCGTCCACCTGCGATTTTTGCGTTACATCAGTTGGTATTGCGAGGGTCTGCCGACCGAGCGCAGATACCTCGGCTGCGACAGCTTCAATCTCTGAGAGTGTTCGCGCCGCGAGCACCAGATCTGCACCCTCTCGCGCAAAGGCGAGCGCAGTTGATCTACCAATTCCGCGTCCACCACCGGTGATAATTGCAACTTGGTTTTCGAGTTTCATTTATTTTTCTGTCTCGACAGTGTTCTCTTTGATGTAATCGAAATTGATATCGTAGCCTAGCCCCGGTCCCTGCGGCAAATGGACATATCCCTCATCGTCCATGAAATCAATCTTTGAATGCAGCCAAGGCTCGACCTCATCATAGTCAATAAACGGGTGGAGGAGTCCCCGCTCGTAGAATTCACCGGGGATACCCATTGCGCCTAACACATGGAGATTCCCACCGCCGCCACCGTGTACCTCCATCGCCATGCCAAACGACTCTGCCAGATGCACGACTTTCATCAACGGTGTAATCCCTCCCACATCTCCCACGCCGCCTCGCAGGATGTCCGCAGCTCCGCGCAGAATCCACTCTGCTCTAGTGAACATCTTTCCCTCAGCGGTTTCGGGTCCTACAACCGGGATATCCAACTGTTCTGCCAACCACGCATAGGAAGAGGTGCTGTGTTCATCCATCGGCTCCTCAAACCAGTAGTAGTTGAGTTTCTCAAGTTCCCTGCCGATATAGAGTGCCTGCTCTCGACTGTAGTAATGGTAGCAGTCCAGCATCAGGGGAACATCGTTCCCAACCGCCTCTCGCACGGCGGCACACGCCTTGACATCCATCTTGGGGTCGGGAGCCCACGGAATGGGTGGCATCCAGGTGTGCAGCTTGATCGCCTTGTAGCCACGCTGTATGCACCACTCGGCGAATCGACCGTAGTCATCTGGGCTGCTAAGCCCGCCTGCCTCTTCGTCTCCACACATGGTGCTGGCGTAGGCGAGGACTTTGTCTCGATAGCCCCCCAGCAACTTATAGACCGGCTGATCAAAGCAGCGACCCGCGAGATCCCACAGTGCCATGTCCGCTACACCGACCACATTATCTGTGAGACTTCGATGGATTCGCTGCCAGTGCTTGAGCCGTTGCCATAGTTTTTCACGATAGAATGGATCTTCCCCAACCAGCGCGGGCTTAAAGATCTGCTCTGCGATGGCAGGGCTGCCGCCAAAGGCGTAACCCTCCAAGCCTTCGTCGGTGACAATCGTGAGCAGCGTTTGAGTCGCATCGTGTTCAGTACCAGGATGTCCGTGACCCTCTGAGTCACTAACTTGGTTCGACTTATATTTGAATGTTTGGGTTTTTACGTCTACAATCTTCATTATGGTTTGCCTTTTACGTTTTGCGCATCACATATTTTACTGGCACAACTTCTCGATCATCCCGAACAGATTTTGCAGACAGATCCGAGAAGCTTCCTCGCCTGCTTCGGAGAACGCAGTCCCACCCGGACGGTTGAGCAGATCATCCTCAATCTTTGAAGTTGGACGCCAATGCGTTTCCAAGCAGAGGTGTCCCTCGTAACCGTCGTCAACAAATGCCTGGAGTTGTCTCTGCCAATCGATCACGCCTTCACCGACCGGGACCGATTCCATCTCGCCCGTTTCAGGATTTTTGCCAGCGTCCTTCAGATGGGCATGCACCATCAACGGTCTGAGTCTTTCATAGGCGTTGGGATAGGGCGGCTCGCCTTCCGCGTGGGCTTCGTTCGCCGGATCCCAGATAGCGCGGATATTGGGAGAATCAATTTCGCGGATAAATCGTTCTGTCAGTTTAGCGGTTGATAGGGAAGTTGAGGCTTCGTTTTCCATCCCTAAAATCATCCCCTCTCCACTCGCCATCCGAACAGGTTCATCATAGGCACCGATAATCTCGTCCCATCGTTCCTCGACGTTGTCCGTTTTCCAAAAAACGAAAGTGCGGATAAGGTTGATATCAAATGCTTTCGCCACCTCGATACACCGCTTAAGAATTCCAAGATGCTCCTGCCGTTCCTGTGGATTGTCAATATCACATTTGAAGAACGGCGAGGCAATTCCGACGATTTGAACCCCCGTTCCATCAAGGATCTGTTTCATCGCATTGATGTCGTCCTCCGTGAGTTCCTGCGGCGGCTTATCCCACACGGATCGGATCTCAATTGAGTCAAGATTCAACTCCTTTGCGACATTGACAACAGTTTGAAAATCTTGTGAAATCTCATCACCAATAGCACCTATTTTGAACATTGCTTTCTCCTTACGTACAAAGCGCAGTGAATTTTAATTTACGCTTCACTCAACGATATGAATGCCCTCCATCCGGGAAAATTCCTTGCTGCACTTCTAGCTTATAGTGCGTTACAGCCCGGTGGATTTCTTTCCGCATATTTGCATACTGCTTGACGAATGACGGCGTGCGGTCAAAAAGCCCAAGTATATCATGGAGCACCAACACCTGCCCATCACAGGCAGCCCCCGCGCCGATACCGATTGTCGGAATCTGCAGCGATTGCGTGATTTTTCCGCCTAGCTTCTCTGGAATAGATTCAAGAACAATTGCAAAGCAGCCAGCGGCTTCAAGCGCCTTTGCGTCATCAGCAATCAGCATGGCTTCGGACTGCTTACGTCCATGCACCCGAAATTTCTCACTCGTCTGCGGCAATAGCCCAACATGTCCCATCACCGGAATACCATCGCCGACAATGGCTTTGACAATCTCCGGTTTATTGCCCTCAAATTTCACCGTATCAGCACCGGCATCACAAAGGGCGCGCGCATTTTTGACCGCCTGCTCCGGTGTTTCATAAGCCTGATGCGGAAGATCCGCTACAAGTAAGCATGTGGCATTGGCTCGTGCCACGATTCGGGTGTGGTGGAGCATATCCGCCATCGTAACCGATCGCGTGTCTTCATAACCCAAAACTACCATACCGAGCGAATCGCCGACAAGGATGATATCGATCCCAGCATCGTTGAGGATACGCGCTGTCGGGTAGTCATACGCGGTCAGCATCGCAACTTTTTGTCCGTTTTGTTTCATGGACTGAATGAGATCGATTGTTTTTTTCATTGTGTTTCACGGTTTTCTTTTATTGTTCCGATTCTGATTGCGAGACGAGTGCCAAACGACACACCCTAAACTTTCCCTCGATCTCCTTGAACGCTGTGCAAAACGACATAGCTTCTAAGTGGAGTTTCTTATAATCTCGATTCATACCCTCTCAATGTGGTTATCTTACGATTAGAACTCAAAGACGCACTCCATCAACGCCCACCATTCCTCCGGCTTTCTTTCAGGCACTGGCTCTTGATAGGTCCGCATCAATTCATCCCACTCACGGCAGCGTGGGTGCTGTTCGAGATATCGTGGAAAATCCTTTTCAACCTCAAACTCATCGACCGTCTCCATTGCCATGAACATCCTGTGACCTAGCAGGTAGATGTTCATCTTCGTGATCCCAATCGTGTGCAGGCTCTCTAGAACTTCGGGCCAAACGTTGCTGTGATATTCTTTGTATTTTTCGATAATCTCCGGATCATCTTTCAAATTGATTGCCAAACCAAAATGTCTCATTCCTGTCTCCTTCATTGTGGAAATGGGCCTGAGGGTGTGTAAAGTCTTCGTATAATTATCACTGAATTATTATGGTTTGTCAATAGCAATCTCACGAGCCAGAATTCCTGTTGACATGAGATCCTGTAGTAAGTATAATGCAGTAGATTGTCAGGCACGGCGGAATCCTCAGAGAAGGGGCGGTAAAAGTCTATAAACTCGCATTAGCAGGGGTGTAATCATGTCGAAAAAGCAAAAAGATAAAGCAGCTAAAAAGCAGAAAGACCAGCAAATTGAAAAAGATTTCATCAGGCTCCAACCGACGGATAAGCCTGTAGAAGAACGAAAGAAATTGAAGCGTAAGTTCTATGAGAAAGAGCTAGCTCGACTTCAGATAGAGTTAATCAAACTCCAAGAACATATCCTGAACAAGGGCTTAAAGGTAGTCGCGATCTTTGAAGGACGTGATTCCGCAGGCAAGGGCGGAACCATCCAGCGAATTACGGAACCACTGAATCCACGGATCTGCCGAGTGGTCGCGTTGGGCACCCCAACCGAGCGTGAGAAAACGCAATGGTATTTTCAACGATATGTTCCCCATCTGCCGGCCGCTGGTGAGATAGTGTTTTTTGATCGAAGTTGGTACAATCGCGCCGGGGTCGAGCGAGTAATGGGTTTTTGTAATGCGGAAGAATATCATGAGTTTTTACGTTCTTGCCCCGAATTTGAGCGGATGTTGGTGCACTCCGGGATTATTTTAATCAAATATTGGTTATCTGTAGATGCGGATGAGCAGGAACGCCGTTTCAGAAGGCGGATTAAAAATCCAGCCAAACGTTGGAAACTCAGTGCGATGGATATGGAATCTCGTAGAAGATGGGTTGATTATTCCCGGGCCAAAGATGAGATGTTTAAGTATACAGATATCAAACAAGCCCCTTGGTATGTGGTTGATGCCCATGACAAAAAACGTGCGCGCCTCAACTGCATTCATCACCTGTTGAGTCTGATTCCCTACGAGGCCCTACCCTACCAAAAGCTAGAATTACCATCTCTCCAAGAAGATAACGGATACATGCGGCCACCCATGACAGACCAAACTCTTGTACCGGAAATGTACCCATAAGTTCGTAAACCCAACCCACACCCACTTATAACGCAGTTGTGCATAACTTTAGGTGGCAATCTATGTTATAAATATTTGCTTAACATAAGTTTGGTATACTATATATAGTTGGCCATTAAATAATATAATACTATATATTGTGTAAATATTGCAGAAAACTCAATTTTTTGTAACTTTTGTGTAGGTGTTCACGTTTCGTATGACGAACTTACCGAGACACCTATTGTACTATTATATTAATGTGTGACTAAGGAGAGCTTGTAAATGCCCAAACATCATACTTACGTCGCAACCTGCGTAAAAGAGGCGCCGCTCCAGTGGGGAATTGAACTTGAAGCGCTAGAGAATCCAGTACCATCCAAAATTGTGCGGTTTCCAAATTTGACGCAACCGCTTACCAAAGCGCCATATTTTCAGTCAGACTGCGATCCGATAGCTTATTTTAAACAGCTGGTCAGAGGTATGCCAGAGATGCTTCGAGACTATCACGCACGAACCCTCAGACAGATTCAGGGACAAATGAATCAATTGGAAGTCGGCGATTGCTGCCACGTCAAGATTTCATACATTGATAGTAGAGGGGGAGTCAGTCCCTATAAGTACAACATTGAGCTTATTGATACCCCACCTTGTGAATCGCACCGTAACTGCTCAGACACAGCAGATTCTGGGGATGTGGAACTACCTTCTGCTGCACCGAGCATAGATAACCTCTACCCTCCTTTCATGGACGAAATAGGCGCGGACTGGGGAGAATCCAGTGATCTCCCTAGCGATAACCAGTTGGATGTGCCGATCTCTAACGACAGAGATCCACTCGAACTCATCACCCAGTTACACGAGGAGATCCAGGAACTACAAGGCGATTTGGACCGAATCAAGGATAGAATTGCGGAAGCAGTAGTCCCAGCTTACCAAAGTTTGGGACAGCAGGTAGTGACGGAGTCAGAGGAAGCTGTGGAAGAAACCGCGGAAGTTGATGAAGTAGGAGGAGTTGATTCGGACCTACCGGTGGCAGCAGATAATCAACGAAAGGAAATACTCCTCAATTTAGATGAGCAGTCTGCAATCGAATACATAATCAACCAGCAGTTGGCCACCGAATCGCAGCTGAGAGATGTGTGCCATCTTTCCAATCCGATCCGCGTGATGAACTGTTTGATTGAAAAGATGGAGCGGTGTAATTTTCCTTGGATCTCCACAGAAGAGAGCCAAAATGGAGAGCTTATTTATATGTGGAGTGCTCCAGAGTGATTAAGTTTAGTCACGTTTCACACTGTTCGCATAAATGTCGGCGATAATCGCATTTGTCTTTAACCCTTCCTCCCCCTTACAGCGGACTAACACACCTGTACGCATCTGATTGACGAGAGCTTCAACTAACCCTGTGTGCATATACGGCAATGGAGGTTGGTCGAATGACTCGATCTTGTCCTTCGTCTGAAGCGTCAGGTTTCCGCTGTTGAGGGGATTGCAGCGCAAACTTCCTTCCGTACCGTAGACCTCAACTTCGTCAATCGAAACGCCAACATTCCAGTTGATATTCGCGACGGCATGTGTCCCGTTTTCAAAGCGTAAGGTAAAAATGGCAGAATCATCAACTGGATGAGGCAAATAGACGTTTTCTGCGTACCCAGAAACAGACGTCACCTCTCCCAACAAATACATCAGCAGATCAATCCGGTGACTCCCCAGATCCATCAAAACACCGCCACCACTAATTTTCGGATCAGTGCGCCATGCACCCCACTCATGGCTGCTTGGATCATAAGAAGCGGTGTGATTGATTCTCCCTAGCACAACTTCCCCGATCGCTCCCGACTCCATCAATTCCTTCATTTTTACGATATTCGGAAAGAAAGGTCTGTAATAAGCGATTGTGAGCGTGACGTTGTTCTCACGGCAGGCATCGACCATCTGCTGGCACTCGGCGACATTCATCCCCATCGGCTTTTCACAGAGAACATGCTTCCCTGCCTCCGCGGCGAGAAGCGTTTGTTCGCAATGCAGGTAAGGCGGTGTTGCGATATAGACTGCATTAATCTCGTCATCCGCTAACAGCCTTTCAACCGTGTGATAAGCGCGTTTCGCGCCATGTCTCGCTGCAAAATCCTCTGCCTTCTCTCTGTCACGGCGCATCACCGCAATGAGTTCAGAACCTTCAACCGTGTAGAGCGGGGGACCACCTTTGTACTCTGCCACATCTCCACAACCAAGTATTCCCCATCGTAGTAATGTCATAGCTTCCTCTTTGCAAATTGAATCAAGTGAACTGTTGATTTTCGTCCAATAACCCCTTACTGCTGCAGCCTGTTCAACCAATTTTGAACGCGGAGTTGTAGAAACGCCTGCGCCCTGCCTGACCAGAGATAATCAAGCGTCAACCCTCGAAAAACTGGCATAGGACTCATCTGAAGACGTAGGTCTTCGGTAAATTCTTCAAGCGATTGATTGCCCAATCCATGCGACAATCGCTGCAACAAGGTCGCTGCATCGGCAAGGTCTCTGACAGAGTCGTGTGTTTCCGTGAGGGCGTTGAACCCTGTCACTGCATCATCTAGATCTGATTCGCGCCGATCGCTCCACCACCGGTCAAGCGACTCCACCGCTGATGCAAAGTGGGTTCCTTCATCTCGAAATTCTTCTCGCCGCTGCGGATTGCAAACATACTCGCCAAGTTCTGTGAGGATAGATTCTCTCAACTGCGTCGGATTCAATTGCCTGCGAAAAAAATAGTAATCCCCCGGATACTGCGTATAAGGCGTCAACCGATAGGCGAGCGAGGCAGTATGTTTTTCCTCAAGTCCTTTCTTAAGCCACGCATCAATCTGTTGCAACTTGGGTTCAGGCAAGACATTATTCGACTCAAATCCACCCTCCGGATCAAGGAAGAATGCGAGCGGCAAAGGGACCAATCCATGTTCCCGCATGATGTCAATCGTTTCATATTCGACACTTCGAATGATTACCGCGCTTCCTTCGGGTAGCTCTGTCGCAATTCGATGGCGCAGGTTTGGGTGGGGTGCAAAACCATTTCGTCCAGCTTCAATGTTTTCAATCCACCAAGGGCAAACTGTGACCGCCGCTCTGCCGTCAATGACTTTAGACAGGGTATGTAGGGTATCTAACATGACCCTCAGGTAGTCCCGGCACTCCGAACAGATACAGGCCCCCGGATCCGCAAACCAGAGAACAAAACTATCCGCTACGTCCGCGAAGGTATCGATCAAATATTCCTGATAAGGCAGGATGCGTTCTTTCCCGCGCTGCCAGCAGAGGGTGATGCCGGTGTAATTGACATCTTCCGCTCGCATTTGAGGGTAGCGCAGCCATGTCAGGGGCGGCACGGTTCCGCTTGAAAAGCCGACATGGGTTTCCATCCCCATCACGCGGGCATACGCCAGCGCGTCGTGCCAGACCTGATAACGCCACGCATTGGAAGCCAACCCCGGCTCGTCCGGATGGTAATACTGCGTGGGCCAAATATAGACCTTCAACAAATTGCAGCCCGCTGCATTGAGCAGTTCAATATACCATTTCCAATCGTCGAGGTTCCAAGTATCCGTCGTTAACGGCGCGATGTTCCACGGAATGCTTGAAGCGTACACACCCCGTATTGTGTACGGCGTATCATCGTCGGCAAAATTGCGAACCATCCGAAACTGGACATCATCCCCGGTTCTCCCGACGAGCCGATAGCCCTGTTTGGCATAGATGCGGATCGCCCGATAATTCTCCCGATAACAGGTCAACACGAGTCCCTGCTTCCCACGTTCGCGAGCAATGCCTTCGATCTGTTGCATCAGCCTTTGACCGATACCTCTGTTGTGAAAGGCATCGACGATTCCAATCCCCAAACCCGGATAACCATCTCCCTCTCTATCAACGTACCAAACATGCCCAACCAACTTTTCGTCGCTAAATGCACCAATATGGACGCAGCTTGGATTGTGGAGTTCCCCTGCAACTTTTGCGACTGCGTCTTGATCAAAGGGGTATGGATGATAAAAAGAGCGACTCGCCTCGGAAAGGCCCTCGAAGAAAGCGGAAATCTTCGGAATATCGGCATCGGTGAGGAAGCGGATGGCTAAATTTGTTGTGTTGTCGCCCATAATGCCCTCTCGCGTTGGGTAGAGAAGCCCCTTTGATTTAGTCGGAAATTCCCCCTGTCGCACGCAGCAGGGTTTCCTGCACAAGCAGTTCATGCGACATCGGTCGATCCGGTGGCTGCTTCCCTTCGATGGTTGCTATAAAGGCGTCTAATTCCAGTTCATAAGTTCTACCACGACCCTCCCCGTCTATCTTCACAATCTGCTCGCCTTCTTGGTAGCCATCTTTCGCCTCTGACAAACAGAGACGGATTTGCAGACCGGGTTCAAAAGGTTCGACAATAATCGCGCTCCCCTGACTGCCGTACACCTCAAAACGACGCGCCGCTGGTTGGGTTTCCATCGCGGCGATGTCGATAAAGGCAAGGGCATTTTCAAACTCAAATACCCCTAGAGTATTATCCTGAAACGCCGATACTGAGCCTGCGTCGTTCCGTAAAAATGAAGTTACCTTCACCGGACGCCCCAAGATCCAGACAACCTGGTCGAGCATGTGACCGCCCAAATCAAAAAAGATGCCGCCCTGATGCGTGTTGCTGATCCGAGTTCGGGCATCTTCAGTTATATTCGTGGACATATGAGCACGCACAGCGAACACATCGCCCAGAAAGCCCGACTTTGCCCAGCTAGCAACCTGCTTGAAAGCGGAATGATAGCGCAGCATATAGCCCATCTGAATGAGCAGCTCCTTGTCTTCCGCATCCGCGACCACCTGCTGCCATTGCGTCCAGTTATCGCCTGCAGGTTTATCATACCAGACGTGCTTGCCCGCATTGACAATCTCCTCGGTCTGATCGAGACTTTCCGCATTGAGACCCTCGGAGGTAATCGCTACAATGCTCTCATCCTCCAACATCTCGCTCTTGTCGTCGAACCAGTGAACACCCTCAAAAGCAGCGCCACCCGATCCTTCCAGTGAGGCGCGCTGCTGCGGGTCAGGTTCAAAAACCCCTGCGATTTCGACATCGTCGTTTACCTGCATCGCCAGCAATTTGCCGGAAGCGTGTCCATGTTTCGTTCCATACTGAGCCATTCGTATTTTTGCCATTCTTCTCTCCCAAATTTTCGTTAGGATTTCGTCCCCATTCAATCGGGGTTTATAGCCACTTGCCCAAAGGGTTAATGTGCTCTAACTATACTCAGAAATCCGTACTGTGTCAAGCACTTTGAATTGGTGATAAGAATTCCTGCTTGTGCAAGGTATGACAATAGAGTATCATAGAAAATGTCTATCAGGATTCGCCACTATTCCGCTATGTACCTATCAAACTCATTCTATACGATTGAGAGGAAATTTCATGCAAAATTCTTCAAGCTACGGCACAATCCTCATTGTCATTGATGGTTGCCGTCCCGATGGCATCCAACAGGCAAATACACCAAACATTGATACCCTAATTGCGCGCGGGGCTTACACTTTCAATGCGCAGAGCGTTGTCCCATCCTCTACGCTACCGTGTCACACCTCAATGTTTCGCGGCGTAACACCATCACGGCACGGTATCACAACCAATACATGGGTCCCGATGGTGCGCCCGGTGCCGAGTATCGTTGAGGCCGCTCATGCAATGAAAAAGAAGACAGCATTTATCTATAACTGGGAGCAGCTCCGCGATCTGGCAGCGCCGGGTTCGCTCGATTTTTCCTATTTCAGGGAGAACCTTGACGATCCGGAGGGTGATCTAACGATAGCGCAGATCGCAGCGGAACACCTGATTGCTGAACAACCGGATTTCTGCTTCGTCTATTTGGGCGTGGTGGATATTGTAGGACATCGACATGCCTGGATGTCTGAGGAATATATTGAACAGATTGGTATTGCAGACCAAGCAATCGGGATTTTACTCGAAGAACTCGAAAAGGCAAACCTTTTGGAACACTACTTTATTCTCGTCCAGAGCGACCATGGTGGGCACGGAAAGAGTCATGGAACGGATCTACCAGAAGATTTGACAATTCCGTGGATAGCAGCCGGACCGAAGATTAAGCAGACTGGCGAGATCAAAGAACTAGTGCGAATCTTTGACACTGCCCCGACGCTCGCTCATGTTCTCGATCTGCCATTGTCCGAAGATTGGGAAGGACAGCCAATTATGCAGATTTTTTGATTATCGCGTTAATCGGAAGTCCCTTCAAATGCTAGCACACGCAGCGGAATGGCATCCGTGCCAAGGACAGGCAGCGGCTGTGCAAAAACGTACACACGATTCTCGCTGAGATCTTCCAAATGCGCGAGGCTCTCGATTAACGGAATACCCCGGTCAAACAAAATATGGTGGTTAATCAATTCGCGGCTGCCCGGCACCTCAAGCCCAGGGCTGTCGAT is part of the Candidatus Poribacteria bacterium genome and harbors:
- a CDS encoding ABC transporter ATP-binding protein — translated: MAKVVIEHLTKHFGDVVAVDDLTLEIVDREFLTLLGPSGCGKTTTLNIIAGLEDPTSGQVFFDDDDVTNVPPEQRDIAMVFQTYALYPHMRVYDNIAFGLRMRRTPTDEIDQLVQDAAKAMEIDHLLRRKPRELSGGQRQRVALARAIVRNAHVFLLDEPLSNLDAKLRVTMRTELKRLHAELEKTFVYVTHDQAESLIMSDRIVVLNEGKLQQLGTPEEIYNQPANAFIAGFVGSPPMNFFDGQLQNGGDQWLVKGEGYTCEFTPAPTQCLIENASAEVQLGVRPEDIEVLTSESPTAQANVVVREPLGSDLFLTLELEGVTFKARTHPDARIDRGDTVPIRFKSTKVHLFNRTTGAALLEYRQ
- a CDS encoding tetratricopeptide repeat protein, translating into MICRHAIFLAVLCCVFPALIALADSPSIDYYQPENIRKFADYLYAQGDYLRAAGEYQRYLFSQPTASRNDVLRRIADSYRLGGQPDRAVQLLETLLQTQPNSNLARYELGATYFLMEQYDESVRFLKESQDLFQGKEHHWKSQILIGMNKLMQKRWEGTVQHFDQFDLSGLPETVGHRASMYKRYAEDGRKLPSKSPLLAGFLSTVLPGSGRVYVGRSNDALLTVFLLGVLGWAAYDGFSENGISSRKGWTFGTLGGIFYLGNVYGSVVAAQTHNRRTEAAFLATISLEIP
- the yidD gene encoding membrane protein insertion efficiency factor YidD; amino-acid sequence: MPEEAGDLAFISGANPIQISHHRQEAIPFNPRESTPIRLFSTGLIRLYQKYISTQDQSVCNFSPSCSRFGMGAIQKYGFFRGILLTADRLLRDNGTTLHTHYPFDEVSGKYIDPVEAYSQEALTR
- a CDS encoding SDR family oxidoreductase, translating into MKLENQVAIITGGGRGIGRSTALAFAREGADLVLAARTLSEIEAVAAEVSALGRQTLAIPTDVTQKSQVDAMVQRTLDRFGRIDILVSNAGVAIHNPIPKIREEDWDLNIAVNLKGVFLCTQAVFSHMCERKSGHIVNVSSVSGKFGHINGGAYCAAKFGVVGFTETTNNEGRPHGVKASAVCPGPVDTKMRRDNHPEDVIAHLTLPEEVADLILFLVSQSPRAHILETVIRTPLM
- a CDS encoding mandelate racemase family protein codes for the protein MKIVDVKTQTFKYKSNQVSDSEGHGHPGTEHDATQTLLTIVTDEGLEGYAFGGSPAIAEQIFKPALVGEDPFYREKLWQRLKHWQRIHRSLTDNVVGVADMALWDLAGRCFDQPVYKLLGGYRDKVLAYASTMCGDEEAGGLSSPDDYGRFAEWCIQRGYKAIKLHTWMPPIPWAPDPKMDVKACAAVREAVGNDVPLMLDCYHYYSREQALYIGRELEKLNYYWFEEPMDEHSTSSYAWLAEQLDIPVVGPETAEGKMFTRAEWILRGAADILRGGVGDVGGITPLMKVVHLAESFGMAMEVHGGGGGNLHVLGAMGIPGEFYERGLLHPFIDYDEVEPWLHSKIDFMDDEGYVHLPQGPGLGYDINFDYIKENTVETEK
- a CDS encoding sugar phosphate isomerase/epimerase, whose translation is MFKIGAIGDEISQDFQTVVNVAKELNLDSIEIRSVWDKPPQELTEDDINAMKQILDGTGVQIVGIASPFFKCDIDNPQERQEHLGILKRCIEVAKAFDINLIRTFVFWKTDNVEERWDEIIGAYDEPVRMASGEGMILGMENEASTSLSTAKLTERFIREIDSPNIRAIWDPANEAHAEGEPPYPNAYERLRPLMVHAHLKDAGKNPETGEMESVPVGEGVIDWQRQLQAFVDDGYEGHLCLETHWRPTSKIEDDLLNRPGGTAFSEAGEEASRICLQNLFGMIEKLCQ